TTGTATCAGTTTAAACCAAGACAAAATGCCCAAATTGATCTAAGGTTTGATCCTGACTTAGTCGGCTCTAAGCCCTGTCTGGGAAACCGGGCCAAAACGTTCTCTTGTTAATCTTCTCTGATACACTGAAATGTCACTTGAAGAAGACAGCTGTTAAAGTCAAGAAAAATAAGTCTCCACACCCTTATGATTCACACAGATGAGATGACGCATATATATACACCCATTGCTCTTGCACACATAATGTAATACATGTGTTTTAACTGTAACTTGTTGGTTACAAATCAGTTTAAGTAGGGGGTTAGACATACATGATGCATCTATTTTACAAAGTCTCATATAGTAAATGTTCTGTTGCAATGAAACAACTTCGCTGTTACTATATTGTgcacatatttttatataaaattatatataacaatgcatgcactgagacaaaaatgcatttgcccacatatctaggAAAgatgttgaataagccctatatttctaaaaagtggagtgttccttagTGAAAGGGAAGCTTTCATaaagatgaatgatgaataCCTTCCCAGTGACTCAAAATTCAACCAGCTCAAATTCCAAGCGAAACAGAAACAAAAGGGAAAGAAATGCATGTAATTCTGTCAGCCAAATCGGCAACTCTCTTGCCCAGACAAGTGAGAAAAAGATGGAACCAAACCAATTCCTGTAAACTCTGCCATGAGAACGGCATGCAGTATCATATTATTTTTGACAATTTACATTATACAATAGAAGAACTCCACACTTAACAAGACAAGTAACTTATGTAATGTATCTTAATGTGTACTGTACTAGTGCACACTGTCATAGCATGGCAGAGATTTTCAAGTTGATTTGACATTTACAGATACAAAGTGACGTCTTTTGAAAGCAGCAAATGGTTCTGCTGAATTTATGACTCATTGCTTTCAACTCTGTAAACATTATATGATTATGCCAAAAGAAAGGATTTACAACCTTATTGTAAGCTTTACAAATGACTGTGTATCTGGAGCGTGATGGTTATGAAGAGGTTTATTAAGTTATAGTTTATTAAGAGTCTGTAATATCCTTTTACTTCTTTTTGTATACGCCAGTTTAAACAAATAAGCAGGTTAAAAGAGaaatttttttctttgttgcTTTTTTAACTCTAAATAGTTAAAGACAAAGTCAGACAAGTCAGTCTTTTTCAGCCTCAAGTcagacaaaatttctaaccggcttgaactgcttcaagtcagccgccgatctgCACATCGCATTATGAAGTCGAACCAGTCTAATGTGTTTAAATGGAACGCCTTAAGCTctttgtggcaaggggggcgtggttcagcgaggtctgcagcgggagagagggccacgggacgagcggtaagtgagtgggttggacgcagattaataacacctgtctcttgttctagtaatgagcgcggagacgggataaaacaccagcggaaccggagaccgaggagagagagagtcggactgttgttGCGAGACCCTGAGAtatccggaacccggaagtgcgtgacccggaagcgaaactgagtgtatacagagacaaacacacgctgaagcgtgcacgttgtgatttgagttattgagaaaataaagagcatcaacagtcctgccgacccccgtgtcctcttccttcctcactatatcgaacttggtacactggtgccgaaacccgggaaggaagcaggacagagccgccgccatgacaacgccctccgcctcgccatttgcggagatcatcacctccctcgcggtcctccaccaggaacatcaTAAGGcgttgctggaccttcggactgAACAGGAGAGCCGCTTCGCGGCCatagtccaaggccagcaagaggaccgcgagcagttccggagctggatggaccgggaggttcgcgccgaggccgctgggcgggccagcgcaccggtgcacgtgcccctacagaagatggggccggaagacgaccccgaggccttcgtggatctcttccaaaaagccgcggaggcctgcgggtggccccgggcacagtggccggtgcgcctcatccctCTTCTATCaggcgaagcccaggcggccgcgcaacatctaccggttgcgaacctcctggactacgacgaTCTGAAGCGGGCCatacttcagcgggtcggccggaccccagaacaacaccgccagcgtttccgctccctggagtggggcgagtccggtcgacccttcgcattggcccaacagctccgggacgagtgccgcagatggctgctggccggcggcagcgacgtggaccatgtcgtcgatctggtggtgctggagcagtttatcactcggctccccaggaagaccgccgagtgggtccagtgccaccggcccacgtcgctggagacggccatcaatttggcggaggaccacctggtggcgtgcccgggggtcggcgcacccccactaacttctccctctctctctcccccttctctctctctctctcgacctgtccctctccccaggtcccgccctccaggccctcctcgcgttccccccagaggccggggtgggatgggccttggaccgtctgggagttcgcgggtcccgcccaggggggcggggccgctggggacGGGTAGTGACTATGGATCCGGTTCCGCCCCCTATCCGCGCTCagcctccaacccactccccgccgccggggcggcgggtaggcctgggctggcctgctggcggtgcggtgatccggatcattttgtggaccgatgtccgatgatggacatcggaacaatgatccggatcccggacgtccagcggaccacccccgatcaagcaggagagtaccaaattcctgtaagtatcaaggggggtacatatcaggccttggtggattcaggatgtaaccaaacctcgatccatcaaagcctgattcagCCTGGGgcgttggatacaagccgcgtggttaaggtgcggtgtgtgcacggggatgtggtggaatatccggttgtcccagtcacgatacagtttagggaaaaaaagcatagtgttgaggtggcggttagtccccacctccggcatccgctaattctggggacgaattggcccgccttttcggcgttattggggtcgttgtgcgcggatgccgcttgggaaaacaaggctaggaacggggtgGTGCGAGTGCAGGCTGGCGAGGCTGATACGGGGCCCTTGGGAacggcttcagaggaaccgagcggggttgagagactgattctctcggaccgcgatgacttccctctggagcagtctcaagacgagACGCTAAAACATGCGtttcaacaggtccgcactatcgacggtcagtccctccaacccgcattgcccgtcacgtatccttattttgccataattaaagataggttgtatcgagtgacccaagacgctcagacaaaaatggatacaacccaattgttagtaccaaagaaccgccgggaaatgcttttccaggcggctcattcgaacccgatggcgggccacctgggacaggcggccacgctgaatcgtttaatgacccgattcttTTGGGCCAGGCAtttatgacaatgtgcgcaggtggtgcgcgtcttgtcctgaatgtcagttggtgaacccactggccgccccaaaagcgccattgcgccctcttccattaatgcaggtccccttcgagagaattgcgatggacctcatcgggccattagaacgatccgcacgcgggcatcgttttgcgctagttatcgtggactacgcaacacgatacccggaagcagtggctctccgcaacatctcggcgaagagtgttgcggacgcactgtttcgtttaatctcccgggtggggattccgaaagaaatcctcactgatcaaggcacggcgtttatgtcacgcacgttaagcgaattgtacggattattgggcattaaatccattcgaaccagcgtctatcacccacaaacagacggtttggtcgaacgatttaatcgcactcttaaatccatgatccgtaaattcgtacaagaagacgccaaaaattgggatcggtggttagaacccctcttatttgctgtgcgcgaggtcccgcaagcctccacggggttttcccccttcgagcttctctacgggcgtcagccacggggggtgctggacgtcctacgagaaacttgggaggaggggccgtcgttggccaaaaacgaaattcagtacgtcatggacttgcgaacaaaactccacacattggggcggctatctagggagaatttgttgcaagcccaggaccgccagagccggtcatataacaggggtactaaactgcgcaaattcacaccgggagagaaagtgctcgttctactcccaacctcgagctcaaaattaatgtcgaagtggcaggggccgtttgaggtcgcacgacagataggagagctcgattatgaagtgatacgatccgataggaacggggcacgtcaaatataccacctcaatctgctgaaaaaatggaatgaggtggaatcggtgttgttggcaacggtgatcgggggagaggatgatctcgggccagaggcgagcattaaggcgcaatcagtcgcgctggcccctgggggagaccacctctcaccgttacaactcgctgatttatcgaAGTTGCAAGCGGAGTttgctgacgtgttctcgcccctaccgggacgtaccgacttgattcagcaccatatcgagaccgagccgggcgtggtagttcgcagccggccgtatcgcttgcctgaacacaagaaaaaagtagttcaggacgaattaggcgcaatgctcgacatgggagtaatcgaggagtccaacagtgactgggcgagcccgatagttttggtccccaaaacggacggctcggtcaggttctgtgtggactaccgcaaggtgaacgctgtgtcgaagttcgacgcgtatccaatgccacgggttgacgaattgcttgatcggttaggctcggctcgattttattcgacactggacttaacaaagggctattggcagatccccttgtctccattgtccaaagaaaaaacagctttcaccacgccgttcggattacaccaatttgtcacgcttcctttcggcttgttcggggcgcccgcaaccttccagcgactcatggataggattttgcgtccccatgctgcatatgctgctgcgtacctagatgacatagtgatttatagtcacgactggcagcggcatatgcagcatgtgagggcggtcctgaggtcgctgaggagagcggggctcacggccaatccgaagaagtgtgcgattgggcgggtggaagtaaggtatctgggcttccacttgggtcatgggcaggtgcgtccccaaattgataagactgccgcaattgcaacctgtccgaggcccaagaccaaaaaggaggtaagacagttcttggggctggcgggatattatagacggtttataccaaattattcggacctcaccagccctttgactgatcttactagaaaggggctaccagatacggtccagtggacggagccgtgtcaacaggcttttacccaagtaaaggctgccctatgtggcgggccgctgttacactcccctgacttttctctccctttcttgttgcagactgacgcgtcggacagggggctgggcgcagtcctg
This DNA window, taken from Pseudorasbora parva isolate DD20220531a chromosome 24, ASM2467924v1, whole genome shotgun sequence, encodes the following:
- the LOC137063831 gene encoding uncharacterized protein translates to MTTPSASPFAEIITSLAVLHQEHHKALLDLRTEQESRFAAIVQGQQEDREQFRSWMDREVRAEAAGRASAPVHVPLQKMGPEDDPEAFVDLFQKAAEACGWPRAQWPVRLIPLLSGEAQAAAQHLPVANLLDYDDLKRAILQRVGRTPEQHRQRFRSLEWGESGRPFALAQQLRDECRRWLLAGGSDVDHVVDLVVLEQFITRLPRKTAEWVQCHRPTSLETAINLAEDHLVACPGVGAPPLTSPSLSPPSLSLSRPVPLPRSRPPGPPRVPPRGRGGMGLGPSGSSRVPPRGAGPLGTGSDYGSGSAPYPRSASNPLPAAGAAGRPGLACWRCGDPDHFVDRCPMMDIGTMIRIPDVQRTTPDQAGEYQIP